GTTCCTGAGGTGTTGTTGGCCCCATACCTCCTGCATTTAAGTAACAGATGGCCAGGAGAGCAGGGTAAGACATCCATGGACAGGGTTATCTGTAAACACAGCTTCCTCAGTACAGTGGTAGTCCCAGTCAGCCACCACAGTGTGTCCCAGACAGACCCTTCCTGAGGGGCACCAGTAGGTCATGGTTGGGGGCTACACCTGCTGGAAGTCTGTCCCGAAGTGTCTGATCTGTGTGTCAGTCATAGACAGGTAGGTGGTCCTCATTCTGGGAGAATACTGCAGGAGGAAGGAACAAAATACACGTTAGATCACATAACTGTGTGAAAGCAAAATCGTTTTTTCTATCAATCAAACTTTGAAAAATGTCATAAATGTTCAAACATTTGTTTTGATTAGGAGGTGCTCCGTGGTGGGTAGGTCAGGGGGTTGTGTGACTCAGTGTTCTGAACTACAGGGTGGCGGGGAGACGGTAGGACACACGTCACAGGtgaagggcaggcagaggtcaaaggTGAGGGGCGTGTGGGTGAGATTTGGGTTAGGGGCGAGGGGGCACATCACATGAAAAGTTCCACTCACAGGTTAACACACTGTGGACACAACATCGccggaggtcagaggtcatacaGCTGAGGTTAGAGGTCACAGAGCTTAGATAGATCACATTGGGGTCAGGACCAAACAAGCTGATTGGTTAATAATGGTCAGTCTCATTCCGGAGATGTAGGGCTACAAGAGCAATAATTAGAACTATGAACTACTTCTAAGAATTAGAAGTAAGACTTAGAACCACCTTTTATTAGACGGGGTGGAAGGAGAATGAGAGCGGTACAACAAAATAAAGTATCCTCCTTAATAAAGGAAGGGAAGTATAAAGGTACAGTAAGGTTGTGTGTAGTGTACAACAGAACACTTACTGTTTCTAAATGTCTGGCAgtaaaagaaaatacaaaaataaagttAGAAGCAAAATATGAGTTAGATGTCCGGTAAGGATTGGAAAAGAACAAAGAGTCTTCTTTAAGACAGCATAAAGAGATATGCTAGGTCCTGTCCTGTAGACTATATGGCACATGTAGCAAAAACAAAAGGCCAGTATGATTGGCACACAAAAAGGTTTTCGTCTCTGTCGTTAAATTAAATATTCGTACAATATAGGATGGACAACTGTGTTATTTGCAACGGCTTAAAAACATCCAGTGGAATATATAACGTTTCATGAATAAATAGGTCACAAAATAGGTTACATCTATCCAAATAAATAAACATCTGAATTGGATCTGTTTAAAAGACAGCTTCCTAGCATCTAGTCCCACTTGTTTCCTGATGGCAGAGATGTACCCTGTGTGTTAGCGGTATCATTTATTAAACTGCGGCTGACATTGTAGTTGTTCAGTAGTAATAATAACACCACTGACCTCCCTTCTCATGTCAAGCTACACAGCACACCATTTGTTCTGAGCAAATGTACAACAAGAAGTACTCTTGTCTTGACTTCTGTGCAGAGTCAAGTGCTCTGTAGTCTcacttgcctgtgtgtgtgtgtgtgtgtgtgttgtgagaaCAGACTGTTCTAACTCTGAAGGGTTTGATTCTCTCCCTGCGCACAGCAGCACTAGAACAATGATTGTGCTTCACAACAACATACTGTAACATTACCAGTCAGGCCATACAGTAACATTACCAGTCAGGCCATACTGTAACATTACCAGTCAATCCATCCTTAACATTACCAGTCAAGACATACTTTAACATTACCAGTCAAGACATACTTTAACATTACCAGTCAAGCCATACTGTAACATTACCAGTCAGGCCATACTGTAACATTACCAGTCAAGCCATACTGTAACATTACCAGTCAGGCCATACTGTAACATTACCAGTCAGGCCATACTGTAACATTACCAGTCAGGCCATACTGTAACATTACCAGTCAAGCCATACTGTAACATTACCAGTCAGGCCATACTGTAACATTACCAGTCAGGCCATACTGTAACATTACCAGTCAAGCCATACTGTAACATTACCAGTCAGGCCATACAGTAACATTACCAGTCAGGCCATACTGTAACATTACCAGTCATGCCATACTTTAACATTACCAGTAAAGACATACTTTAACATTACCAGTCAAGACATACTTTAACATTACCAGTCAAGCCATACTGTAACATTACCAGTCAGGCCATACTGTAACATTACCAGTCAAGCCATACTGTAACATTACCAGTCAAGACATACGTTAACATTACCAGTCAAGCCATACTGTAACATTACCAGTCAGGCCATACTGTAACATTACCAGTCAAGCCATACTGTAACATTACCAGTCAAGCCATACTGTAACATTACCAGTCAAGCCATACTGTAACATTACCAGTCAAGCCATCTTTAACATTACCAGTCAAGCCATACTGTAACATTACCAGTCAAGCCATACTGTAACATTACCAGTCAAGCCATCTTTAACATTACCAGTCAAGCCATACTGTAACATTACCAGTCAAGCCATACTGTAGTAGGCATTAGCAGGCTAGCCTCTCTCTAGGGACATTAGCAGGCTAGCCTCTCTCTAGGGACATTAGCAGGCTAGCCTCTCTCTAGGGACATTAGCAGGTTAGCCTCTCTCTAGGGTCATTAGCAGGCTAGCCTCTCTCTAGGGACATTAGCAGGCTAGGCCTGCATCAGAGCATCAGGCCAAATAATGGCACAAGAGCGAAGAACATGTACTGTTTTGTCTGTATTTCAGTCCAtgaccagcagagagcagtctttCACCATAATGTGCAGTGGAAGGGCCAATCCCAAATCGACCCCCTAAACCCTAATGGAAATCTGAGAGTATTTGATTGGTATAAGCAATATGGTCAAACTTCCAGATGGCAAGGTGGATCACAAGTGCATAGGGTGCAGGATTTAGGGGACAATTTGGGAATGGACCAATTATTATCTGTTGAACGATAGTCCATTTACATttgagccatttagcagacgctcttatccagagcgacttacaggagcaattagggttaagtgccttgctcaagggcacaccaacagattgttcacctagttggctcagggattcgaaccagcgacctttcggttactggcccaacactcttaaccgctagactacctgccgccccaggagGTTCTGTCAGGCTGTGGATACTGTATGGTATACATAGTAAAGGCAGCAGAGACTGCGTCTTGGAGAATGTCTGTGGTCCTTCAGTACAATATGATGTATTAGTGTTGATGACATTCTCTAACAAGGGACCTGCCTGGCCTCTGGCTGTACACACAGCTCTATACATGAGTCTGTCTGTGGCCCTTCAGCTCAGTAGAACGTAGCAGCGTTAATGTTCATGTCAGTGACATCATCACACGAGGGACCTAGCCTCCAGAACGAGAGACCTGGCCTCTAACGTTAGTGGCCAACGCACCGAGGGTGGCGGGGATCCCCTCCCGATCAGAGGAACGTTCTCATAGCGAGGGTTCCCTCCAAACAGCATAGACTGATtcctaaaggagagagagagatgggggagtgagagagagagagagagagagagagagagagagagagagagagagagagagagagagagagagagagagagtcaagttATCTGATAAAACAAACACAGTGCTGCTTATTCCAGACACACAGATacggacagggagacagacacacacaaacagacaaatagacacacacacaggccgacACAGAcaccctacctcctctctctacttACATGTACTCTGAGGTGGGGAGGATGGCAGCAGTCTGTGGTGGAGGGTGTAGACTGGCCTGGCTGTCCAGACTGCTGCTGTAGCTACAGAAGCTGTGTACATGGCTGGCTCTACTGGGGTTGTAGGCCATATGACGGGCCTGGGGGTTAAACGGATCCTCCTCATCGATGTCGTCATTGTCCCTGTCCCTGAGATCACCACAGGAGCGAGCACCATCAGTCAGCACCAGGCTTTCTGTTAGTTTCATTTCATGGCGCCCAAAGCAACATCCAGGTCCTCTAGCATCAACATCCAGACCCTCTAGCATCAACATCCAGACCATCTAGCATCAACATCCAGACCCTCTAGCATCAACATCCAGACCCTCTAGCATCAACATCCAGACCCTCTAGCATCAACATCCAGACCCTCTAGCATCAACATCCAGACCCTCTAGCATCAACATCCAGACCCTCTAGCATCAACATCCAGACCCTCTAGCATCAACATCCAGACCCTCTAGCATCAACATCCAGACCCTCTAGTATCAACATCCAGACCCTCTAGCATCAACATCCAGACCCTCTAGTATCAACATGCAGACCCTCTAGTATCAACATCCAGGCCCTCTAGTATCAACATCCAGACCCTCTAGCATCAACATCCAGACCCTCTAGTATCAACATCCAGGCCCTCTAGTATCAACATCCAGACCCTCTAGCATCAACATCCAGACCCTCTAGTATCAACATCCAGGCCCACTAGCACACagtttggtggcaccttaattggggaggacaggctcgtggtaatgactggagcggaatcagaggaatggtatcaaatacatcaaacacatggtttccaggtgtttgatgccattccatttgctccattccagacattattatgagccgttctcctctcagcagcctccattgTTAATTGAAACCAATAGACACAATAGAACCACTATAGCAAACAAATGAAACATCTTTTAGGCCATGAATCTCCCAGTCCTTATTTGGTTAGGCTTAGGTGTAAGGGTCAAGGTTGGGGTTGTGGTTACAGGTAGGTTGAACACACATAGACCAAATACAGTGTTACCAGTCCCTACCTGCTGGCGATGAGGGTCCATGCCCGGGGGATGGCACACAGCATGGCACAGAAGGCACTGACCGACagcagagagaagaggcagaggtAGAGGAGACCCTCCACCCCGTCATAACACACCCCCATCAGACCATCCAGGTAGTTCTACAAGACAAAACACCCTCACTGTTACCCTAACTGACACCCTCACTGTTACCCTCACCATTACCCTTACCGTTACCCTCACTGTTACCATCACTGTTACCCTCACTGTTACTCTCACTGACACCCTCACTGTTACCCCTCAATGACACCCTCACTGTTACTCTCACTGACACCCTCACTGTTACCCCTCAATGACACCCTCACTGTTACCCTCACTGTTAAGATTATAACTTTGTTGTCCATCAACCACAAGAAGATAATTTGAAGACATCTGAGTACTCAATTTCTATTTCTGGTATAGTCACAACGTGGAGTGTTGTGCGATAAGAGTTTTTAGGGGATTTCAAAGAACCTAAGAGCACCTTTTGTATTTTTATTCAAGTGTGTCTGGGTATGTTCTCATTCTACAGACGCATTCTCACTGTAACCATGACGTCCTCTTGTCTCAGGGTAACCATCTCACCTTATGGAGCCCCCTGCAGTCTAGCAGGGCTGTTAACTGGTGCATGTTGAACTCTGTAGAGTTCAGCAGGCGCTGGATCCCCAGAAGATCTCTCTGTAGACAAGGTATAAAAATAGTGTGAGGAACAACACACCTCCCGTAACACTGTGTCCTCCCGTAACACAGTGTCCTCCTGTAACACTATGTGTCCTACTGTAACACTATGTATCCTCCTGTAACTCTAGGTGTCCTCCTGTAACACTATGTATCCTCCTGTAACACTATTTATCCTCATGTAACACTGTGTCCTCCTGTAACACTATGTGTCCTCCTGTAACACTATTAGTCCTCCTGTAACACTATGTATCCTCCTGTAACACTATGTGTCCTCCTGTAACTCTAGGTGTCCTCCTGTAAGACTATGTATCCTCCTGTAACACTGTGTCCTCCTGTAACACTATTTATCCTCCTGTAACACTATGTGTCCTCCTGTAACACTATGTGTCCTACTGTAACACTATGTATCCTCCTGTAACACTATATGTCCTCCTGTAACTCTAGGTGTCCTCCTGTAACACTATGTATCCTCCTGTAACACTATGTAAACTCCTGTAACACCATGTATCCTACTGTAACACTATGTGTCCCCCTGTAACACTATGTGTTCTCCTGTAACACTATGTATCCTCCTGTAACTCTAGGTGTCCTCCTGTAACACTATGTGTCCTCCTGTAACTCTAGGTGTCCTCCTGTAACACTATGTTTCCTCCTGTAACTCTAGGTGTCCTCCTGTAACACTATGTTTCCTCCTGTAACACTCCTGTAACACTCTTCTAAACACAGTGGCACAGAGCACTAAGTAACCCTAACATGTTAAACAGACATGCAGGATTTGACAATTACTCTCTATGAGGGCTTTAACAGCGTTTTAGCGCTCTGCCCTTATGTGTTTAGAAGAATACAGTGTCAGCATCAGCACTAGATGTTGAGCTCCATAGAGATATCTGTActgaatataataaatataatgcTATTTTTATGTTGATTGCTGCTCCATCCACTCACCTCAGCAGTGGGGAAGACAGGTACAGAGAACTGCAGTAGTCCCTGTATTTGGATCTGCATGGTGGTCAGAGACCTCTGGAAGATAGTcagagactgacacacacacacacacacacaaattgtaGAGTCAAAGCTGTGTAGAAACATGAGTGAAAATATGTCATAAAGTGTGTCATTCTGGACCCTTAATGGAGGACACGTTCATTTCAGACGGAGAGCCCCAGATTATCCAGATTACCCCACccaccccaaaacacacacacactccgaccccccctctcccccaatCTGATCCCTAGCACAAACAACAGACAATATGTCCATTGGCTGAGCCATAAGAGGGCAGATTATCTCTGTCTACTTAACAAGGCATAACACAAAGCTTTAAATGGAtactgctatgtgtgtgtgtttactggccATGAGGATGTATCTACCCTCTGTATATTACCTCAATACATGGACCATTAATACTGGCCTTTTAAATATGTAATATCACCGGCATGGTAAATAAATAAAAGGGATTTGGGGGATGGGGGGGTTggtctctgtgtgagtgtgtgtagtccCTGAGGCAGACTATACACACTGTCTATGTCTACACCCCACTAATCATCTCCAAACCCCACATATAAAATGTTCTTGGATCAAAGTGTATTTTTGTTATGGCCTGAAAGTCATTAAATTAGTAGTGCTGCCTGTTTTTAACTCAGAGGCTCAACAACGTTTTGATTAACATCTGCTTCTgagcttgtcacgccctggctctggggacactgttatgttgagccagggtgtgtagatttctgtgttGTAGGTCTAGTTGTTTCTTTTCTATgttgccagtgtggttctcaatcagaggcaacgagtgtcagctgtggctggttgtctctgattgggaaccacatttaaacaggctgttttcccacaatagttgtgggatcttgtttctagttggtttgtgttagaccgtgaactgtcacgttatcgttttgtttattttgtcgtgtaatcgctaaataaagagtatgtttgcctgcaacgctgcgccttggtcctcctctcttaccgacgaacgtgacagagcTAATCAAACTAATGAGGGAAAACGACTTTTACAACTAAAAGATCATTCAtgtaatcagtgtgtgtgtgtgttagaaggTGATTTCAGTACCTGTTGGAAAGGGTTGGGTAGACTGCAATACAGGTAGTAGTGTGTcacttctgagagagagagagagagagatcatcccAATGAAGATTAACCCAAACACACCCTGTATTAATTACATTCATTAATTTCAGAAAGTAAAGACAGCATAAACACATCTTAACATGTAGGATTTGTTCTGTAACAGTGGGTCTATCTGACCAGTGGTTCTGTAGGAGCCCAATAGGTCATATTGTATATTTGCATGTTTCCAATTCATAATACATTTCTGTTGTATGTGTGTTTGCCATTAATCCCCTGTCAAGCGTGTGTACCCCCTCTACAGGCCAATGGAGAATACAGTTAAAAGGCATACACCCTCCAAGGCCTACTGGGAGTGGCTGGAATGGCAGCACACAGTCTTTTGACCATACCAGACCATGTTTACCATGCTGTTTGTTTCTTTAGTTTAATGATCACAATTAGTTTAGGAAAAATTCTATAAATTTTTGTATCCACAAGAACAACaaataaatgtattattatttttcaactTGAATCAAACTCTGGACATTGAATTTGTATGATTCAAGACTAACATTTCACCACTCTCCATTGTGGCTAAAGGATTAGAATGGAAATTGTATTGGGACAATTATATATTTTAGCCACTACATCTGTCAAGTGTGAGCCAGTGTGGACTGTGAAGATAACTTGCATAAATCACATTGTCTATGACTGCTATTAGAAAACTGGAACTGGAAGGTACCTCACCTGCACTGAGGAACTCCTTGGTCCTGTTCACTATGAACTTGTCTGGAGACACACAGAAGTCACTGGTGCCCTGGAGGGAAAACAGGATATTATACAGTCAGAAGTCACTGGTGCCCTGCAGGGAAAACAGGACACTATACAGTCTGAAGTCACTGGTGCCCTGCAGGGAAAACAGGACACTATACAGTCTGAAGTCACTGGTGCCCTGCAGGGAAAACAGGATACTATACCGAGCAGGATTGTGGTcaaatttcagtgtacttcctgaattgactggaattgaaatggtatTGACCGCAAACCTGATACCGTGGCATTAAACAGGTGTTATCTGGTGTTCATTAGTGTTTAATTACACTCAATGATCCATGACTTGTTAAAGCACTATTATAGCTTGACATTAAAATGGACAATGATTTTACAGAACAAAGAAAAATTAAGACCCGTCATAAACACTTAAGACTCAAATCACTTCCCAGAATCTTAATGACTGTTTGGAATTATTAGCCTAACAGTCGATGGAGGGTGTGACAGAAAATAATATCCTGTCAAAGTAAATCAACTATAGATCACACAAGAGGGCTATTAGTAACAACAGTCTCCATGCCTCTTTAACCTGTGCTGAGCGTAGCAGAACCAACCCTAGCATATAGACTGTCTGCTCAGACTCTCTCATTCatctgtgtgtgattgtgtgtgtgcgtggttagtgctatccggggtccttgggacgtccctaccctaaaccttaaccttaaccataactctaaccctaaccctaaccttaacccttaccttaaccattttaaatgtaaacTTTAATGGGGTGACCTCGAGTCGGACGTCCCAAGGAACCCAGACAGCAGGGaccgtgcatgcatgcgtgtgtgcgcgtgtttgtgtgtgtagggagAGAGCCTGTTGATGTGCATGCATAAGCAATTACTGTCAGGCCAAAGATCCCCAGTATTCAGACTGTCACCCTGCTAGAGAGGGCCATACACATATAACTCCAATGACATGTCTAGAAGTTTAGAGGTAATCTATATAGTCATGATCTATTGgcattatatttctatgagaaAATATTTATCTCCCTCTCTTATTGTTGGGAggagttgaggaggaggaggaacaatgatctgggttgaggaggaggaggaggaggaacaatgttctgggttgaggaggaggagttgaggagttgaggaggaggaggaacaatgatctgggttgaggaggaggaggaggaggaggaggaggagggaaaatGATCTGGGTTGAGGAGGAGGAGTTGAGGAGGAACAATGATCtgggttgaggaggaggaggaggaggaggaggaaaaatgatctgggttgaggaggaggaggaggaggaggaggaggaggaggaaaaatgATCTGGGTTGAGGAGGAACAATGATCTTGGTTGAGGAGGAAAAATCAacggaagaggaggatgaggaacgCAGGAAAAAACAAGGGAGTCGATAATGTTCCAGTGAAAAGGTTTGATAATCCACTTTACTGCTAGGGATCGACCTCGACCCTAATCTCTATTGGCCGCACGACAATATATGtggctgcctcccaaatggtaccctattatctacaagtgcactatgtagggaatgggaTGCCAGTTGGGACGCAGCCTATATCCTGACCCCCAACATACACTGACTCTGCAATTACCAGCTGGAGAAGTGTGGCATGCTTACTGTGGCATCATGCTATTCTAGGTCAGATGTCATGTCATTATTCTAGGTCAGAGGTCGTGTCATAATAACACCGACACAATGGTTTCTGTAGCTGGCTGGGTGTGGATAAACTGGTCAGTGATGTCAACATGGCATGTGTTACTGTAATCCTGACTGTTGTTGAGATATTGTTGCAGTGTGTTTTCTGGTCAAATAAATGTAGACTCGTGATTTCCTCATGTCGCTCAATccctcctactctctccctccctctctccctcctccctctttccctccatcccagCCTGCGTCAGAAGCACAGTCACCCAGCCTCTGGATAATCCTAGTCCCCCACCATGCTGGCTCCTCTCTGGGATGGTATCCTGAGTGCCCTGTGTCCCTGTTATTAACAAAGTCTGCCCCATTAACCCCACTAAGCCTAGACGTactgtagacacacatacactacatgcccaaaagtatgtggacccctgctcgtcgaaaatctcattccaaaatcatgggaattaatatggagttggtcccccctttgctgctataacagcctccactcttctgggaaggctttcctctagatgttggaacattgctgcgaggacttgcttccattcagccacaaaagcattagtgaggtcgggcactgatgttgggcgattaggcctggctcgcagttggcgttccaattcatcccaaaggtgttcgatggggttaaggtcagggctctgtgcaagccagtcaagttcttccacacagatctcgacaaaccatttctgtatggaactcactttgtgcacaggggcattgtcatgctgaaacaggaaagggccttccccaaactgttgccacaaagttagaagcacagaatcatgtagaatgtcattgtatgcaggttgcgttctcctggcatccaccaaacccagattcgtccgtcggactgccagatagtgaagcgtgattcatcactccagagaacgcttttccactgctccagagtccaatggtggcgagctttacaccactccagccgacacttggcattgcgcatggtgatcttaggcttgtgtacggatgctcggccatggaaacccatttcatgaagctcccaacgaacagttattgtgctgacgttgcttccataggcagtttggaactcggtagtgagtgttgcaaccgaggacagacgattttaactcgctacgcgcttcagcacttggtggtcctgttctgtgagcttgtgtggcataccacttagcggctgagccgttgttgctcctagacgtttccacttcacaataacagcacttacagttgaccggggcagctctagcagggcagaaatttgacgaactgacttgttggaaaggtggcatcctatgacggtgccacattgaaagttactgagctcttcattaaggccattctactgccaatgtttgtctatggagattgcatggctgagtgctcgattttatacacctgtcagcaacgggtgtggctgaactagccgaatccactaatttgaagggatgtccacatacttttgtatatatagtgtatgtacagGATAGGTCATAGTTTGGTTGCTATCTGGCCAgataatggggcggcaggtagtttagtggttaagagcgttgtgccagtaaccgaaaggttgctggttctaatccccgagccgactaggtgacaaatctgtcgatgtgcccttgagcaaggcacttaaccctaattgctcctgtaattcgctcttgataagtgcgtctgctaaatgactaattattattaattattataatCAAATTATAACCAGTGAAAGACGTTTAAAAAACCTATAATATAATCAGTACACAACCTGACTATGACGTCACTAAAGACATAAAGATGAGATCACTTATAGCAGTTTTTTAATTAGAGCATGTTTGGTGATGACGGGACAGAACAGACACTCACCACGGCAGTAGCAGTGCCTGCTGCTAGTGATACCCAGCTCAGGACCAGAGATATCACCCCAAACACCAtgatcctgagagagagagagattcctttattattttgaaacttttgtaagtgtaatgtttactgttcattttttattgtttatttcacttttgtttattatctatttcacttgctttggcaatgtaaacacatgtttcccatgccaacaaagccccttaaattgaattgagaggttAGATCCATGGAAGGggtcagagccatgtatttagaatGCTGTATATGGTTCTGGGAGGGGTTAATATGAGACAcaaagagtggaagagagagataaTGAAATTCAATCTATTTTAGATTGTGATTGTGATGAAGAAAGCATTCTACCATCAGAGATAAATGAAGATGATGTAATAACTTTCCATCTGTTCTCTTCAGAAGGGATTAAAAGGCTGTGTTCTATCTTCATCTGAACATCTaactcctcctccttcctttaAACTGTATTAAGGTATTTGTTCTATACCTTGAAGTTTCCCTTCCTCTGGAGAATAGCAGCTGCCATCTATTCCACTGTTGTAGAGACActtaggctgccatttgggatgcagatttcTCAATCAGGACCACAATCTAAATTTGAATAATTAAAAGGTGATGATTTaatcaaatatatatacactgctcaaaaaaataaagggaacacttaaacaacacaatgtaactccaagtcaatcacacttctgtgaaatcaaactgtccacttaggaagcaacactgattgacaatacatttcacatgctgttgtgcaaatggaatagacaacaggtggaaattataggcaattagcaagacacccccaataaaggactggttttgcag
This sequence is a window from Coregonus clupeaformis isolate EN_2021a chromosome 7, ASM2061545v1, whole genome shotgun sequence. Protein-coding genes within it:
- the LOC121555381 gene encoding protein tweety homolog 2-like isoform X1, encoding MATARLDYIAPWWTYWLHNFPHFNFTFQPVDNTFRPGEESYQQSLVFLACISAAGLVLSLLLLSVYLTSLCCCRKKDEEETKRPDACCVSWMAVITGLILCSAVGVGFYGNSETNDGVYQLTYSLHNANHTLGGINSLVSSSLGNMEVGLQQHLNRLDEIFATQGDYVQALRFMGQMADNIIRQLTAMPDLSKAKVDLSAIADQTAYVEYYRWLTYLLLLILDLVICLVACLGVAKQSRWLLTMIMVFGVISLVLSWVSLAAGTATAVGTSDFCVSPDKFIVNRTKEFLSAEVTHYYLYCSLPNPFQQSLTIFQRSLTTMQIQIQGLLQFSVPVFPTAERDLLGIQRLLNSTEFNMHQLTALLDCRGLHKNYLDGLMGVCYDGVEGLLYLCLFSLLSVSAFCAMLCAIPRAWTLIASRDRDNDDIDEEDPFNPQARHMAYNPSRASHVHSFCSYSSSLDSQASLHPPPQTAAILPTSEYMNQSMLFGGNPRYENVPLIGRGSPPPSYSPRMRTTYLSMTDTQIRHFGTDFQQV
- the LOC121555381 gene encoding protein tweety homolog 2-like isoform X2: MATARLDYIAPWWTYWLHNFPHFNFTFQPVDNTFRPGEESYQQSLVFLACISAAGLVLSLLLLSVYLTSLCCCRKKDEEETKRPDACCVSWMAVITGLILCSAVGVGFYGNSETNDGVYQLTYSLHNANHTLGGINSLVSSSLGNMEVGLQQHLNRLDEIFATQGDYVQALRFMGQMADNIIRQLTAMPDLSKAKVDLSAIADQTAYVEYYRWLTYLLLLILDLVICLVACLGVAKQSRWLLTMIMVFGVISLVLSWVSLAAGTATAVGTSDFCVSPDKFIVNRTKEFLSAEVTHYYLYCSLPNPFQQSLTIFQRSLTTMQIQIQGLLQFSVPVFPTAERDLLGIQRLLNSTEFNMHQLTALLDCRGLHKNYLDGLMGVCYDGVEGLLYLCLFSLLSVSAFCAMLCAIPRAWTLIASRDRDNDDIDEEDPFNPQARHMAYNPSRASHVHSFCSYSSSLDSQASLHPPPQTAAILPTSEYMNQSMLFGGNPRYENVPLIGRGSPPPSTFRNIFSQNEDHLPVYD